In the Clostridia bacterium genome, one interval contains:
- a CDS encoding UvrD-helicase domain-containing protein translates to MYKEIIGSSTPWTDEQKLAIGLTGGSVLVSASAGSGKTAVLTERIMQRVIDADDPADVRDFVVVTFTKAAAAEMKARLGKKLSDYAREHPENKHVKNQLMYIPEAHISTIDAYCLSLLEKYQAAEGADYSAGVRISAEGEADLLFKKALADAIEEEFDKGDAEFYALVDAMEDSSGGASDLKSAVCRLHELMTRTPDREEFKARVLEAFGEDYHTAGGAAFEGLFADFTLGLKSWHKRLLDFVADAPVCDGNAALEEKVKKQLKTAVSYIENVSSLLEAAEARDYGKCAELLGVKLEKKSDRSGLPAEWMDERDYVIDGCKKFRESSADAFVFTDEAMRADAEALNVIVRRLFALQELTEKKYADLKKDRGVWDYADLETKALNLLWKRGEDGTLRRTDVSLEEGRSHREILIDEYQDVNGLQELIFRGICSEEENNIFMVGDVKQAIYGFRGATPELFMDHRREYAPAVREDCEFPAKIGLNNNFRSRSAVTDAANAVFSAVMTGETCGINYGAEDLLRADPGNDRENRGSGAYFTLLQGDSAEKGRLAEGRYVAAKIKELIAGGMTVVDKRDKTERKADFGDFVVLMRGTTQPHLRPITDAFAEAGIPFSAPGTDSCFEVPSVRRMISLLRAIDNPMKNIDLAAAMVSGVFGFTESELVSVRRRGQGVFYYAVKAAAEAGYAKCAAFIAKLEHFRRKAAALTADKLIWYIYKTSGFLAFASALKTGRRERAALMRFYEVAKAYGASGRQDLSGFIGYVDKVISEGVKTGDKGTSGVGGEVRIMSIHASKGLEFPVCFICDAAAKYNEDDLNKSCIIGGSSAFGIKIATPGEHTVRNTAARKLAAAKLKKKGREEEMRLLYVAMTRAIERIEIVASVSDIDKVVRESRLKLNAAGEADAYDVTQANSFLKLVAPVALAERGGFAVSIDPEFEVSAAGEEGAAPEPDAELARKIYDRINAEYGFAASASVPTKLTVSDIVAMKAGKSESDRCCERRPACMDADRRGGAEAGTATHAFLQFADFDKLDDPEAELERLVFQRFITEKQARMVDRRKLDNFISSGLFKRIRAAEKMTREFRFTFEAEASDYLPDAPEEKLLVQGAIDCVFEEDGRCVVVDYKTDRIKDDLAEKAAYYKPQLEIYARGLAELTGKEVSEAFLFFLDAGEEVKVL, encoded by the coding sequence ATGTATAAGGAAATAATCGGCTCATCAACTCCCTGGACCGACGAACAGAAGCTCGCGATAGGGCTCACGGGCGGTAGCGTGCTCGTTTCCGCCTCCGCGGGAAGCGGCAAGACCGCCGTCCTCACGGAACGCATCATGCAGCGCGTGATCGACGCGGACGATCCCGCCGACGTGCGCGACTTCGTCGTCGTCACCTTCACGAAGGCGGCGGCCGCGGAGATGAAGGCGCGCCTCGGCAAGAAGCTCAGCGACTACGCGCGTGAGCATCCGGAGAACAAGCACGTCAAAAACCAGCTTATGTATATTCCCGAGGCGCATATCTCGACGATAGACGCCTACTGCCTCTCGCTGCTTGAGAAGTATCAGGCCGCCGAGGGCGCGGACTATTCCGCGGGCGTGCGTATTTCCGCGGAGGGCGAGGCCGATCTGCTTTTCAAAAAAGCGCTCGCCGACGCAATCGAAGAAGAGTTCGACAAAGGCGACGCGGAGTTCTATGCGCTCGTCGACGCCATGGAAGACAGCAGCGGCGGCGCGTCCGATCTGAAGAGCGCAGTCTGCCGCCTGCACGAGCTTATGACCAGAACCCCCGACCGCGAGGAGTTCAAGGCGCGCGTTCTTGAAGCGTTCGGCGAGGATTATCACACCGCGGGAGGCGCCGCGTTCGAAGGTTTGTTTGCGGACTTTACGCTTGGTCTGAAGAGTTGGCATAAGCGCCTGCTCGATTTCGTTGCCGACGCGCCTGTTTGCGACGGAAACGCCGCGCTTGAAGAAAAAGTCAAAAAGCAGCTCAAGACGGCGGTAAGCTATATAGAGAACGTGTCGTCGCTGCTCGAAGCGGCTGAAGCGCGCGATTACGGGAAATGCGCGGAGCTGCTCGGTGTGAAACTTGAGAAAAAGAGCGACAGATCCGGTCTTCCGGCCGAATGGATGGATGAGCGTGACTACGTTATAGACGGCTGCAAAAAGTTCAGAGAATCATCTGCGGACGCCTTCGTGTTTACGGATGAAGCGATGCGTGCCGACGCGGAAGCGTTGAACGTTATCGTCCGCCGCCTGTTCGCTCTGCAGGAGCTGACGGAAAAGAAATACGCCGACCTGAAAAAAGACCGCGGCGTCTGGGACTACGCTGATCTCGAAACGAAGGCGCTGAACCTGCTTTGGAAGCGCGGCGAGGACGGTACGCTCCGCCGCACCGACGTTTCGCTCGAGGAGGGGAGGTCGCACCGCGAGATCCTCATCGACGAGTATCAGGACGTCAACGGGCTGCAGGAACTCATCTTCCGCGGCATTTGCTCCGAAGAGGAGAACAATATATTCATGGTCGGAGACGTCAAGCAGGCGATATACGGATTCCGCGGCGCGACGCCCGAGCTTTTCATGGACCACAGGCGCGAATACGCCCCCGCGGTCAGAGAGGACTGCGAATTTCCGGCCAAAATCGGCCTTAACAACAATTTCAGAAGCAGGAGCGCCGTTACCGACGCGGCGAACGCCGTCTTCAGCGCGGTTATGACGGGGGAGACCTGCGGCATAAACTACGGCGCGGAGGACCTGCTCCGCGCGGACCCCGGAAATGACAGGGAAAACCGCGGTTCCGGCGCGTATTTCACGCTCCTTCAGGGCGACAGCGCCGAGAAGGGGCGGTTAGCCGAAGGGCGTTACGTCGCCGCGAAGATCAAGGAACTGATCGCCGGCGGCATGACCGTAGTCGACAAGCGCGACAAGACCGAGCGCAAGGCGGACTTCGGCGACTTCGTCGTGCTGATGCGCGGCACTACGCAGCCGCATCTGCGTCCGATAACGGACGCGTTCGCCGAGGCGGGCATACCGTTTTCCGCTCCGGGCACGGATTCGTGCTTCGAGGTCCCGTCGGTGCGCAGGATGATCTCACTGCTGCGCGCGATAGACAACCCAATGAAGAATATCGATCTCGCCGCGGCTATGGTCAGCGGCGTCTTCGGATTCACCGAGAGCGAGCTGGTTTCAGTCCGCCGCCGCGGGCAGGGAGTGTTCTACTACGCCGTAAAAGCCGCCGCGGAGGCGGGGTATGCGAAGTGCGCCGCCTTCATCGCGAAGCTTGAGCATTTCCGCCGCAAGGCCGCCGCGCTGACGGCCGATAAGCTTATATGGTATATTTACAAAACGTCCGGATTTCTCGCGTTCGCGTCCGCGCTTAAGACGGGCAGGCGCGAGCGCGCCGCCCTCATGCGCTTCTACGAGGTGGCGAAGGCGTACGGCGCTTCCGGCAGGCAGGACCTTTCCGGCTTCATCGGCTACGTCGACAAGGTCATTTCGGAGGGCGTCAAAACCGGCGACAAGGGAACGTCCGGAGTCGGCGGCGAGGTCAGGATAATGAGCATTCACGCGTCGAAGGGGCTTGAGTTTCCGGTCTGCTTCATCTGCGACGCCGCCGCCAAATACAACGAAGACGATCTTAACAAGAGCTGTATAATCGGCGGCAGCTCCGCGTTCGGCATAAAGATCGCCACACCGGGAGAGCATACCGTGCGCAATACCGCCGCGAGGAAGCTCGCTGCGGCGAAGCTGAAGAAGAAGGGACGCGAGGAGGAAATGCGCCTGCTCTACGTCGCGATGACGCGCGCGATAGAACGCATAGAGATCGTCGCCTCCGTGAGCGATATCGACAAGGTCGTGCGGGAAAGCCGGCTGAAGCTGAACGCCGCAGGCGAGGCGGACGCCTACGACGTCACGCAGGCGAACAGCTTCCTGAAACTCGTTGCGCCCGTCGCGCTGGCGGAGAGGGGCGGCTTCGCCGTTTCGATAGATCCTGAGTTTGAGGTCTCCGCCGCCGGAGAGGAAGGCGCCGCGCCCGAGCCGGACGCAGAGCTCGCGCGGAAGATATACGACCGCATCAACGCGGAATACGGCTTTGCCGCGTCCGCGTCGGTGCCGACGAAGCTGACCGTCAGCGACATCGTCGCGATGAAGGCCGGCAAGAGCGAGAGCGACCGCTGCTGCGAGCGCAGACCCGCGTGTATGGACGCCGACAGGCGCGGCGGCGCCGAAGCCGGCACCGCGACCCACGCGTTCCTGCAGTTCGCGGACTTCGATAAGCTCGACGATCCCGAGGCGGAGCTCGAGCGGCTCGTTTTCCAGCGCTTCATAACCGAAAAGCAGGCGCGGATGGTGGACAGGCGCAAGCTTGACAACTTCATTTCCTCCGGGCTTTTCAAGCGGATACGTGCGGCTGAAAAGATGACGCGCGAGTTCAGATTCACCTTCGAGGCGGAGGCGTCCGATTATCTGCCCGACGCGCCTGAAGAGAAGCTGCTCGTTCAGGGCGCGATAGACTGCGTATTTGAAGAGGACGGCAGGTGCGTCGTCGTCGACTACAAAACAGACCGCATAAAAGACGACCTTGCCGAAAAGGCCGCCTACTACAAGCCGCAGCTTGAGATATACGCCCGCGGACTCGCCGAACTGACCGGCAAGGAGGTTTCGGAGGCGTTCCTCTTCTTCCTCGACGCAGGCGAAGAGGTGAAGGTGCTGTAG